A window of the Thiomicrospira microaerophila genome harbors these coding sequences:
- a CDS encoding diguanylate cyclase encodes MKRFSLALAYFPLILCLVIFSRTSIADETPTLVPVSVQINWHHQFQFAGFYAAKAKGFYQEAGLDVTIKSWQPGINITNEVASGRATFGTAYSSALVDYIKGQPIQAVMTSFQYSPMVLLSKEPITELSQLSGKTVTHYNNLQVLALLTRAEKETAKSSTTLPPTGDLADFIEGRVDLYGAYETNEPYQLDELGEAYYLVKPSQFGINSMEDLVIVSRLFNAENPDLVDKFREATIAGWEYAIQHQEEIVDYIIKHYPLVKSRQALLYEARATTKYVRTGTTPIGAIEPARLIATAAEARDIGQLSQHEFSQFNPQSFVARSGSSLDLTREERVYLVNNPVIRIGNDIDWEPFEFIDKNGQFSGMAADYFALFEQRLGVKFEPVKDKIWSEVMAMARNKEVVLLSAAAATPERERFLRFTQPYMSFPMVLVGTGKTFFINDYSELTGKKVAVVKDYWSHEYIRDNYPGIDLYLVNSVSEGLEAVLQGDAYVYSGNLAVINFILQQRGMTGLRVVGQADQRFELAIGVQKDDPLLFSIMQKTLYSITQAEHDHIYGKWIRFEMVQRLDTKQLIQLVLIVSGLLLMMLAWGLSYRYQKKRLQRYVDQVHELTYASLIDAQSYKVVWASRRYCELTGYSLETLQQTNFMDLAGPDMSSNKLQAIAKQVLSGHAWSGEMEGRTKDGKVYWVELTLSPQKNYLGKVTEVWATRVNISDKKIIEELSIKDELTGIFNRRYLNQVFDAEIGRIRRKKGLLNLALFDLDYFKHVNDQYGHLVGDQVLKAVTECAARHFNRGEDYLFRMGGEEFLIMTNGLSNDEFKLHLDRFRQSVVDLNVENKGTELGVVSISIGALAWQAEKVKDFTLVYKHLDDALYLAKAAGRNRIEMGDN; translated from the coding sequence ATGAAACGATTTAGCTTGGCGTTAGCCTATTTTCCATTGATTCTTTGTCTTGTGATATTTAGCAGGACATCAATCGCCGATGAAACCCCGACGCTGGTGCCGGTCAGCGTGCAAATTAATTGGCATCACCAGTTCCAATTTGCAGGGTTTTATGCGGCTAAAGCCAAGGGCTTTTATCAAGAAGCAGGCCTGGATGTAACCATTAAGTCCTGGCAACCCGGTATTAATATTACTAATGAAGTCGCCAGTGGTCGGGCAACTTTTGGTACGGCTTATTCCTCCGCATTGGTCGATTATATTAAGGGTCAGCCGATTCAGGCAGTCATGACTTCGTTTCAGTATTCTCCAATGGTTTTGCTTTCTAAAGAACCGATCACTGAGTTAAGCCAGCTGAGTGGTAAAACGGTAACCCATTATAATAATTTGCAGGTTTTGGCCTTACTGACACGAGCGGAAAAAGAAACGGCTAAATCAAGCACAACCTTACCGCCAACGGGGGATTTAGCCGACTTTATTGAGGGTCGAGTCGATCTTTATGGTGCGTATGAAACCAACGAGCCTTATCAGCTTGATGAGCTGGGTGAGGCTTATTATTTGGTTAAACCCAGCCAGTTTGGCATTAACAGCATGGAAGATTTGGTTATTGTTTCAAGGCTGTTTAATGCTGAAAACCCTGACCTGGTCGATAAATTCCGCGAAGCCACTATTGCGGGTTGGGAGTATGCGATTCAGCATCAAGAGGAGATTGTTGACTATATTATTAAGCATTATCCTTTGGTTAAAAGCCGACAAGCCCTGCTTTATGAAGCGAGGGCAACCACCAAATATGTTCGCACCGGCACCACACCCATTGGGGCTATTGAGCCGGCAAGGTTGATTGCGACCGCGGCTGAAGCGCGCGATATTGGGCAGTTAAGCCAGCATGAGTTTAGTCAATTTAACCCCCAGAGTTTTGTGGCGCGTTCGGGGAGTTCCTTAGATTTAACACGAGAAGAGCGGGTGTATTTGGTAAATAACCCGGTTATCAGAATCGGAAATGATATTGATTGGGAGCCTTTTGAGTTTATTGATAAAAACGGCCAATTCAGTGGGATGGCAGCTGATTATTTTGCATTGTTTGAACAGCGATTAGGGGTTAAGTTTGAACCGGTGAAGGATAAGATTTGGTCTGAGGTAATGGCAATGGCGCGCAACAAGGAGGTGGTTTTGTTATCAGCCGCAGCGGCTACACCAGAGCGCGAGCGTTTTCTAAGGTTTACCCAGCCCTATATGTCTTTTCCAATGGTATTGGTTGGAACCGGAAAAACTTTTTTCATTAATGACTATAGTGAACTAACAGGCAAAAAAGTTGCGGTGGTTAAGGACTATTGGTCTCACGAGTATATTCGAGACAATTATCCGGGCATTGATTTATATCTGGTAAATAGTGTTTCGGAAGGCTTAGAAGCTGTTTTGCAGGGGGATGCTTATGTTTATTCTGGTAATCTCGCGGTGATTAATTTTATATTGCAGCAGCGAGGTATGACAGGTTTGCGCGTGGTAGGTCAGGCCGATCAAAGATTTGAATTAGCAATTGGCGTACAAAAGGATGACCCTCTGTTATTTAGTATCATGCAAAAAACCCTGTACAGCATCACCCAAGCCGAGCATGACCATATCTATGGAAAATGGATTCGGTTTGAAATGGTACAGCGTTTAGATACCAAACAATTGATTCAGCTAGTTTTGATCGTATCCGGGTTGTTATTAATGATGCTGGCTTGGGGGTTGAGTTATCGTTACCAAAAGAAAAGATTACAGCGTTATGTTGATCAGGTGCATGAACTCACTTATGCCAGTTTAATTGATGCACAGAGTTATAAGGTGGTTTGGGCCAGTCGGCGCTATTGTGAGTTAACCGGTTATAGCTTAGAAACCTTACAACAAACCAATTTTATGGACTTAGCCGGTCCTGATATGAGTAGCAATAAGCTGCAAGCCATTGCTAAGCAAGTCTTGTCGGGCCATGCTTGGAGCGGAGAGATGGAAGGCAGAACCAAGGATGGTAAGGTTTATTGGGTTGAATTAACCCTCAGTCCGCAGAAAAACTATCTAGGAAAAGTAACTGAGGTCTGGGCAACGCGCGTTAATATTTCGGATAAAAAAATCATTGAAGAATTATCTATTAAAGATGAATTGACAGGGATATTTAATCGCCGCTATCTCAATCAAGTTTTTGATGCCGAGATAGGCCGTATTAGACGTAAAAAAGGCTTGTTGAATCTGGCGCTTTTTGACCTGGATTATTTTAAACATGTGAATGATCAATACGGGCATTTGGTGGGTGATCAGGTTTTAAAAGCCGTTACGGAGTGCGCGGCAAGGCATTTTAATCGAGGTGAGGATTATCTTTTTAGAATGGGCGGTGAAGAATTTTTAATTATGACTAACGGCTTATCTAACGATGAATTTAAGCTCCACCTTGATCGTTTTAGGCAATCGGTTGTTGATTTAAACGTTGAAAATAAGGGCACTGAATTGGGTGTGGTATCGATATCGATTGGCGCTTTGGCTTGGCAGGCAGAGAAGGTGAAGGATTTTACGCTGGTTTATAAGCATTTAGATGATGCTCTGTATCTTGCTAAGGCAGCGGGACGTAATCGTATCGAGATGGGTGATAATTAA
- the bioF gene encoding 8-amino-7-oxononanoate synthase has protein sequence MKSSIASRFQARLDERRAQSLYRQRPLALSAQQPIMQINGFPTINFCSNDYLGLASEPRIKAAVCADVTAGWGAGAAHLVTGHHLHHHLLEDELADWLGVERCLLFSTGYMANLAVQQTLMQKGDLILADKLNHASLIDGALASGADFKRYPHLDYTALARRLQASEQTTLVVSDSVFSMDGDLADINQLSGLANQHQAWLFIDDAHSLGVLGEQGRGSFSHFNQKIEVDHILVGTFGKAFGTSGAFVAGSNVLIESLIQFARPYIYTTASSPLNALATREALKWVKQADHLRQQLFANIRFFRHEAALLGLELLNSASPIQPILLGDAVKAIHWSEVLKQKGFWVAPIRYPTVPKQQARLRVTLSAAHNQTQIESLLSVLADLQKADRENG, from the coding sequence ATGAAATCCTCGATTGCCTCGCGTTTTCAAGCACGGCTTGATGAGCGTCGAGCGCAATCGCTTTATCGCCAGCGTCCTCTCGCCCTTTCTGCACAGCAGCCCATTATGCAAATTAATGGTTTCCCGACGATTAATTTTTGTTCAAATGATTATCTTGGCTTGGCGTCTGAGCCAAGAATTAAGGCCGCGGTTTGTGCGGATGTAACGGCTGGTTGGGGGGCTGGGGCAGCTCATCTGGTAACCGGCCATCATTTGCACCATCATCTGCTTGAAGATGAACTGGCCGATTGGCTGGGGGTGGAGCGCTGTCTTTTGTTTTCTACCGGTTATATGGCGAATCTTGCCGTTCAGCAAACCTTAATGCAGAAAGGGGATTTGATTTTAGCAGATAAGCTAAATCATGCATCTTTGATTGATGGCGCATTGGCCTCGGGGGCTGATTTTAAACGCTATCCCCATTTGGACTATACGGCTTTAGCTCGTCGCTTGCAGGCGAGTGAGCAAACGACCTTAGTCGTCAGTGATAGTGTGTTTAGCATGGATGGTGATTTGGCAGATATTAATCAACTCTCAGGTTTAGCGAATCAGCACCAGGCCTGGTTGTTTATTGATGATGCGCATAGTTTAGGGGTTTTGGGCGAACAGGGACGCGGAAGTTTTAGCCATTTTAATCAGAAAATCGAAGTGGATCATATTCTTGTAGGCACTTTCGGTAAGGCATTTGGCACAAGTGGCGCATTTGTTGCTGGTTCTAATGTGTTAATTGAAAGCTTGATCCAGTTTGCGCGTCCTTATATCTATACGACCGCCTCGTCGCCTTTGAATGCCTTGGCGACACGGGAAGCCTTGAAATGGGTTAAACAGGCGGATCATTTGCGTCAGCAGTTGTTTGCCAATATTCGGTTTTTTAGGCATGAGGCGGCGTTGCTGGGTCTTGAGCTGTTAAATTCAGCCAGTCCGATTCAACCGATTCTGTTGGGCGATGCTGTTAAAGCGATCCATTGGAGCGAAGTTTTAAAGCAAAAGGGCTTTTGGGTGGCGCCGATACGTTATCCGACTGTACCTAAGCAGCAAGCAAGGTTAAGGGTAACCTTAAGTGCCGCTCACAATCAGACCCAAATTGAATCTCTTTTGTCAGTGTTAGCTGATTTACAAAAGGCTGATCGGGAAAATGGATAA
- the aroB gene encoding 3-dehydroquinate synthase, translated as MITLKVDLAERSYPIYIGQNLLNQAELVRPYVKGSQVMIVTNSTVAPLYLEACKALFEGFKLDWVILPDGEQYKSLEVLNQVFDKLIGEHFDRKSTLVALGGGVIGDMTGFAAAAYQRGVPFIQIPTTLLSQVDSSVGGKTGVNHPKGKNMIGAFHQPQAVLIDTNSLNTLEDRQLSAGLAEVIKYGLIRDLAFFEWLEEHLEGLLARDPELLAQAIERSCQNKADIVAADETEQGQRALLNLGHTFGHAVEAGMGYGVWLHGEAISAGMMQAAYMSQLLGDLTEQDVARIAALFRRAKLPIYPPNALTNQGFMHYMAGDKKVQAGVVRLVLLKSIGQAYISGDYPAETLTKTLTDWRD; from the coding sequence TTGATTACTCTAAAGGTTGATTTAGCAGAACGCAGTTATCCCATTTATATCGGTCAAAATCTTTTAAACCAAGCGGAATTGGTAAGGCCTTATGTTAAAGGGTCTCAGGTGATGATTGTAACGAATAGCACAGTGGCGCCGCTTTATTTGGAGGCCTGTAAAGCTTTGTTTGAAGGCTTTAAGCTAGACTGGGTTATTTTACCGGATGGCGAACAGTATAAAAGTCTCGAAGTGCTTAACCAGGTGTTTGATAAGTTGATTGGTGAGCATTTTGATCGCAAATCAACATTGGTGGCTTTGGGCGGGGGTGTGATTGGGGATATGACGGGATTTGCGGCGGCGGCTTATCAGCGCGGTGTGCCTTTCATTCAGATTCCGACCACGCTCTTGTCACAGGTGGACTCTTCGGTGGGCGGAAAAACCGGCGTAAATCACCCCAAGGGTAAAAACATGATTGGGGCTTTTCACCAACCGCAAGCGGTGTTGATTGATACCAATAGCCTTAATACGCTAGAGGATCGTCAATTATCAGCAGGCCTGGCTGAAGTAATTAAATATGGTTTGATTCGAGATTTAGCTTTTTTTGAGTGGTTAGAAGAACATCTTGAAGGCTTGTTGGCACGAGATCCTGAGTTATTGGCTCAGGCAATTGAGCGTTCTTGTCAAAATAAGGCGGATATCGTAGCGGCGGATGAAACCGAGCAGGGTCAGCGTGCGTTGTTAAATCTTGGCCATACCTTTGGGCATGCGGTTGAAGCCGGCATGGGCTATGGGGTTTGGTTGCATGGTGAGGCAATCAGCGCCGGCATGATGCAGGCGGCTTATATGTCGCAGTTGCTGGGGGACTTGACCGAGCAGGATGTGGCGCGGATAGCCGCGTTATTTCGTCGTGCTAAACTGCCAATTTATCCACCTAACGCCCTTACCAATCAGGGTTTTATGCATTACATGGCCGGTGATAAAAAAGTTCAAGCCGGTGTGGTGCGTTTGGTCTTGCTTAAGTCAATCGGTCAGGCTTATATCAGTGGTGACTATCCTGCTGAAACCCTAACAAAAACCCTAACGGATTGGCGAGATTAG
- the aroK gene encoding shikimate kinase AroK encodes MQKQNIFLIGPMGAGKSTVGRFLAQRLGYGFLDSDHEIEARTGVTIPMIFDIEGETGFRDREVSVIDELTQQSNLVLATGGGAVLREENRRALRSRGFVVYLRASVESLIQRTKNDRNRPLLQTDNPEQVIRDLLEKRDPIYMELADLVVETQQVSVYRVVKHIHETLETKGVV; translated from the coding sequence ATGCAAAAACAAAATATATTTCTTATTGGCCCAATGGGCGCGGGCAAGTCTACGGTGGGTCGATTTTTGGCGCAGCGTTTGGGCTATGGCTTTCTCGACAGTGACCATGAGATTGAGGCGCGCACGGGCGTGACGATTCCGATGATTTTCGATATCGAAGGTGAAACCGGCTTTCGAGATCGTGAGGTATCGGTGATTGACGAGCTAACCCAGCAATCCAATCTGGTGTTAGCGACCGGTGGCGGGGCGGTCTTGCGTGAAGAAAATCGCCGCGCCTTACGTTCTCGGGGTTTTGTCGTTTATTTGCGCGCCAGTGTCGAATCGCTTATTCAGCGGACTAAAAATGATCGCAATCGGCCATTATTACAAACAGACAACCCTGAGCAGGTTATTCGTGATTTGCTTGAAAAACGCGACCCTATCTATATGGAGTTGGCCGATCTGGTGGTGGAAACCCAGCAGGTTTCCGTTTACCGTGTCGTAAAGCATATCCACGAAACGCTTGAAACAAAAGGCGTGGTGTAG
- the gmk gene encoding guanylate kinase — MQGNLYIISAPSGAGKTSLVSKLLQNDPIIRASISTTTREKRPGEQEGVNYFFVSQQTFQAKIESNEFLEHAKVFNNFYGTSKDSVIQQLNAGQDVILEIDWQGAQQVRKVFPNASSIFILPPSLEELQRRLTGRGTDSEEVINYRMNQAVTEMSHYEEFDYLVINDDFDTAIHQLHSIFISQRLKQDAQKARHSSLLNQLITG; from the coding sequence ATGCAAGGCAATCTTTACATTATTTCCGCCCCATCCGGTGCAGGCAAAACCTCATTAGTCTCAAAGCTACTGCAAAATGATCCGATTATTCGCGCCTCGATTTCAACCACAACGCGAGAAAAACGCCCCGGTGAGCAAGAAGGCGTCAATTATTTTTTTGTGAGCCAACAAACTTTTCAAGCCAAGATCGAATCGAATGAGTTTTTAGAACATGCCAAAGTATTTAACAATTTTTATGGCACCAGCAAAGACAGCGTGATTCAGCAGCTAAATGCAGGCCAAGATGTAATTTTAGAAATTGATTGGCAAGGTGCGCAACAAGTTCGCAAGGTGTTTCCAAATGCCAGCAGCATTTTTATCCTGCCGCCATCGCTGGAAGAATTACAGCGTCGCTTAACCGGGAGAGGTACCGACTCTGAAGAAGTGATTAACTATCGGATGAACCAAGCGGTCACAGAAATGTCGCATTATGAAGAGTTTGATTATCTGGTGATTAATGATGACTTTGATACCGCGATTCACCAGCTACACAGCATCTTTATCAGCCAACGCCTAAAGCAAGACGCACAAAAAGCAAGACATAGCAGCCTATTAAACCAATTGATAACGGGCTAA
- a CDS encoding CCDC90 family protein codes for MSAITFNTLKFVKTLKSSGMSEEQAEAIANAVRDAQEIQLVTKYDLQKELEPVRKELLLVKWMVGLVIAIQVIPLLQLLVK; via the coding sequence ATGTCTGCTATTACTTTCAACACTTTAAAATTTGTAAAAACATTAAAGTCATCGGGTATGAGTGAAGAGCAAGCCGAGGCTATTGCAAACGCAGTGCGCGATGCTCAAGAAATACAGCTTGTTACCAAGTATGACTTACAAAAAGAACTTGAACCTGTTCGCAAAGAACTTTTATTGGTTAAGTGGATGGTAGGTTTGGTTATCGCTATTCAAGTCATCCCCTTGCTCCAGCTTTTAGTTAAATAA
- a CDS encoding integrase: MSTMNIEVYNAFKKAGVPDEQAVAAAKAIVDESLASKSDIQILKAEMLLLKWMVAFNLAFTMAIVYKLFFA, translated from the coding sequence ATGAGTACGATGAATATTGAGGTGTATAATGCCTTTAAAAAGGCAGGCGTACCGGACGAGCAAGCTGTGGCTGCGGCAAAAGCCATTGTGGACGAGAGCCTTGCCAGCAAGTCAGATATCCAAATACTAAAAGCCGAAATGTTGCTGCTAAAATGGATGGTTGCTTTTAACTTGGCCTTTACTATGGCAATCGTATATAAGCTATTTTTCGCTTAG
- a CDS encoding porin, giving the protein MKKNILAMGIAAAIAAPVAMAEAPTVYGQMNLGVTNVTNEGSSVIHRNSRLGIKGAKDLGNGLTAVYQLEGTVGQNNNYFGTLFDRNTFAGLAGGFGTVVMGRHDTPLRMIQPNDGFNDNVYLGNNTGNFNGFGGLVGGEHRLNNVIAYISPSFGGVQLAVAGTSTANSIDDQAINNGVSASIAYGSKRQGLYAAAAMTRVGEDHAALPAGVKADMQRVTVQFAEAGLVVSGMYNAAKVAGNKQGNSMTFGVAQKMGDLTPRAKVSRVSYENADNSTNVALGLDYALGKGTKIVAEVGRLDKNNQRGTDVGNKATTSTYLGLNMNF; this is encoded by the coding sequence ATGAAAAAAAATATTCTAGCTATGGGTATCGCAGCAGCAATCGCAGCACCAGTGGCAATGGCAGAAGCGCCAACTGTATATGGTCAAATGAACTTGGGTGTGACTAATGTAACTAACGAAGGTTCTAGCGTTATTCACCGTAACTCACGTTTAGGGATTAAAGGTGCTAAAGATCTAGGTAATGGTTTGACTGCAGTTTACCAATTAGAAGGCACTGTTGGTCAGAACAATAATTATTTTGGTACTTTATTCGATCGTAACACTTTCGCTGGTTTAGCGGGTGGTTTCGGTACCGTGGTAATGGGTCGTCATGACACACCATTACGTATGATCCAGCCTAACGATGGTTTTAACGATAACGTTTACCTAGGCAACAATACTGGTAACTTTAATGGTTTCGGTGGTCTAGTTGGTGGTGAACACCGTTTAAATAACGTAATTGCCTATATTTCTCCAAGCTTCGGTGGCGTGCAGTTGGCAGTTGCCGGTACTTCTACAGCTAACAGTATTGATGATCAAGCGATCAACAATGGTGTTTCTGCGTCTATTGCTTATGGTTCTAAGCGTCAAGGTTTATATGCTGCAGCAGCGATGACTCGTGTAGGTGAAGACCATGCAGCTTTGCCAGCTGGCGTAAAAGCTGATATGCAGCGTGTAACCGTTCAGTTTGCTGAAGCTGGTTTAGTTGTTTCTGGTATGTACAATGCTGCTAAAGTTGCTGGTAACAAACAAGGAAACAGCATGACCTTTGGTGTTGCTCAGAAAATGGGTGATTTAACGCCACGTGCAAAAGTTTCTCGCGTTTCTTATGAAAATGCAGACAACTCTACTAACGTTGCATTGGGTCTTGACTATGCTCTAGGTAAAGGAACTAAGATTGTTGCTGAAGTTGGTCGTTTAGACAAAAACAACCAGCGTGGTACTGATGTAGGTAACAAAGCAACTACTTCAACCTACCTAGGTTTAAACATGAACTTCTAA
- the gorA gene encoding glutathione-disulfide reductase, translated as MKYDYDLIAIGAGSGGLSVVERAAEYGKKCAVVEAKKIGGTCVNIGCVPKKVMWFGAHIAEALRDAPDFGFDVDVKSFSWQKLVKQREQYIQNINTWYTGYMQDKGVDVLQGWGRFVDAHTVEVDGKHYTAETIVIAPGGTPTIPQETEGGELGITSDGFFALTEQPKKVAVIGSGYIAVELAGVFQALGTDVSLLSRKDLVLRGFDDMIRENLTDAMITSGIHKEYHFKVARLFKAQDGTLTVESEDGQHLEGFDQVVWAVGRSSLVEPLALENVGITPNGRGFIDVDDEHRTQVPNIFAIGDVTGQPQLTPVAIRAGRFLAERLYNNKPHLKLDLHAVPTVIFSHPPVGTVGLAEHEARLKYGHDNVKVYTSVFTPMRYAFTEHQIKTALKLVVTGEEERVVGIHIVGDGADEMLQGFAVAVQMNATKADLDATIAIHPSSSEELVTMR; from the coding sequence ATGAAATACGATTATGACTTAATTGCAATTGGTGCCGGTAGCGGTGGTTTATCGGTTGTTGAGCGTGCTGCGGAATACGGCAAAAAATGTGCGGTGGTGGAAGCCAAAAAAATTGGCGGAACCTGTGTCAATATCGGCTGTGTACCTAAAAAGGTCATGTGGTTTGGCGCGCATATTGCCGAAGCCTTGCGTGACGCGCCTGATTTTGGTTTTGATGTCGATGTTAAAAGTTTTTCATGGCAAAAGCTTGTCAAACAACGCGAGCAGTATATTCAAAACATCAACACCTGGTACACGGGTTATATGCAAGACAAGGGCGTGGATGTATTACAAGGCTGGGGGCGATTTGTAGATGCGCATACGGTTGAAGTCGATGGTAAGCACTACACTGCAGAAACCATTGTGATTGCCCCCGGTGGCACGCCTACTATCCCGCAAGAAACCGAAGGCGGTGAGCTGGGTATTACCTCCGATGGTTTTTTTGCTTTAACCGAACAACCTAAAAAAGTGGCGGTGATTGGTAGCGGCTATATCGCGGTAGAGCTAGCTGGCGTGTTTCAAGCTTTGGGTACTGATGTTAGCTTGTTAAGCCGTAAAGACCTGGTGTTGCGTGGCTTTGACGATATGATTCGTGAAAACCTAACGGATGCAATGATTACCAGCGGGATTCACAAGGAATATCATTTTAAAGTTGCACGTTTATTTAAAGCGCAAGACGGCACCTTAACGGTAGAAAGCGAAGACGGGCAGCATTTAGAAGGTTTTGATCAGGTTGTTTGGGCCGTAGGGCGTAGTAGCTTAGTCGAACCCTTGGCACTTGAAAATGTCGGTATTACACCGAATGGCCGTGGCTTTATTGACGTCGATGACGAGCATCGCACCCAGGTGCCGAATATTTTCGCGATCGGCGATGTCACCGGCCAGCCGCAGTTAACGCCGGTCGCGATTCGTGCGGGTCGTTTTTTGGCCGAACGCTTGTATAACAACAAGCCGCACTTAAAACTCGACTTACATGCCGTACCCACGGTGATCTTTTCGCATCCACCTGTTGGCACAGTCGGTTTAGCGGAACATGAAGCACGCTTAAAATACGGCCATGACAATGTAAAAGTTTACACCTCGGTGTTTACGCCAATGCGCTATGCCTTTACCGAGCACCAAATCAAAACCGCCTTGAAACTGGTGGTAACCGGTGAAGAAGAGCGTGTTGTCGGCATTCACATTGTTGGTGATGGAGCAGATGAAATGTTGCAAGGCTTTGCGGTTGCGGTACAGATGAACGCCACCAAGGCGGATTTGGATGCGACGATTGCCATTCATCCTTCTTCATCCGAAGAATTGGTCACCATGCGCTAA
- a CDS encoding glutathione peroxidase, which yields MALPNKEGQRVPNVTFPTRQNGEWVNVTTDDLFKGKTVVVFALPGAFTPTCSSTHLPRYNELAPVFFENGVDSIVCLSVNDTFVMNEWAKDQEANNVILLPDGNGEFSEGMGMLVDKNNLGFGKRSWRYSMLVKDGVVDKMFIEPEVEGDPFEVSDADTMLNYINANAKKPPVATIFTKVGCPFCAKAKAALEDAGIKFEEIVISNSGLTSRTLRAVANRDTVPQVFIEGKHIGGSDDLEAYLKN from the coding sequence ATGGCATTACCAAACAAAGAAGGTCAACGCGTTCCTAATGTAACCTTTCCTACTCGCCAAAACGGTGAATGGGTTAACGTAACAACAGATGACCTTTTTAAAGGCAAAACCGTTGTTGTATTTGCACTTCCAGGTGCTTTTACCCCAACCTGTTCTTCAACCCATTTACCACGTTACAACGAACTAGCGCCTGTTTTCTTTGAAAACGGTGTTGATAGCATTGTATGTTTATCAGTTAACGATACCTTTGTAATGAACGAATGGGCGAAAGACCAAGAAGCTAACAATGTTATCCTGTTGCCTGATGGTAACGGCGAATTCTCAGAAGGCATGGGGATGTTGGTTGACAAAAACAACCTAGGTTTTGGTAAGCGTTCATGGCGTTATTCTATGCTGGTGAAAGACGGCGTGGTAGATAAAATGTTTATCGAGCCAGAAGTAGAAGGTGACCCATTTGAAGTGTCTGATGCAGATACCATGCTTAACTACATCAATGCTAACGCGAAAAAGCCACCGGTTGCGACCATCTTCACTAAAGTCGGTTGCCCATTCTGCGCCAAAGCAAAAGCAGCGTTGGAAGATGCAGGTATCAAGTTCGAAGAAATCGTGATTAGCAATAGCGGTTTAACTTCACGTACTTTGCGTGCCGTTGCTAACCGTGATACTGTGCCACAAGTGTTTATCGAAGGTAAGCACATTGGTGGTTCGGATGATCTGGAAGCCTACTTGAAAAACTAA
- a CDS encoding NAD(P)/FAD-dependent oxidoreductase, with product MHYDVIILGAGAAGLMCAAQAGYRGRKVLVLDHAPKAAAKIRISGGGKCNFTNLNVKPENYICANPHFVKSALARYPALQFIELVERHGIDYEQRAHGQLFTLDGAGKIIAMLRTEADWAGVELRLGCSITQVQANAQGFGLVTSQGTFSCHSLVVATGGLAYPKLKASDFGMQLAQQFGLNVITSQPGLVPLVFKYPWKDWFAELAGLSLEVEICCQGQCFREAMLVTHQGISGPVVLQISNYWQPGLPISINLFPGVEVLAQLQQFKANNQTLSKWFGQYWTKRFTQAWLQKYPFENLLANASDKALEDYAERLTNWTLYPETSAGYDKAEVSLGGVDTDEVSSKTFEAYKQPGLYFIGEVLEVTGHLGGYNFQWAWASGHACGQVV from the coding sequence ATGCATTATGATGTGATTATTCTAGGGGCGGGTGCGGCCGGATTAATGTGTGCCGCCCAAGCAGGCTATCGAGGCCGCAAGGTGCTAGTATTGGATCACGCGCCCAAAGCTGCAGCCAAAATTCGCATTTCCGGCGGTGGTAAATGTAACTTCACTAATCTCAATGTTAAGCCGGAAAATTATATTTGTGCCAACCCACACTTTGTTAAATCAGCACTGGCGCGCTATCCGGCGTTGCAATTTATCGAGCTGGTCGAACGTCATGGCATTGACTATGAACAACGTGCTCACGGTCAGCTATTTACCTTGGACGGCGCAGGTAAAATTATCGCGATGCTGAGGACTGAAGCCGACTGGGCAGGCGTTGAGCTTCGATTGGGTTGTAGCATTACTCAGGTTCAAGCGAATGCACAGGGGTTTGGCTTAGTCACAAGCCAAGGCACGTTTAGTTGTCACTCTTTAGTTGTCGCCACCGGCGGCTTGGCCTATCCCAAGCTTAAAGCCAGTGATTTTGGCATGCAACTCGCCCAGCAATTTGGTTTAAATGTCATTACTAGTCAACCAGGCCTGGTACCCTTGGTTTTCAAATACCCCTGGAAAGATTGGTTTGCCGAATTGGCCGGATTGAGTCTGGAGGTTGAAATCTGTTGTCAGGGGCAATGCTTTAGAGAAGCCATGCTGGTCACCCATCAAGGCATCAGCGGGCCGGTGGTGTTGCAAATATCAAATTACTGGCAGCCGGGGTTGCCGATTAGCATTAACTTGTTTCCCGGTGTCGAGGTCTTGGCGCAGTTGCAACAATTCAAAGCCAATAATCAAACGCTGAGTAAATGGTTTGGGCAATACTGGACAAAGCGCTTTACCCAGGCCTGGTTGCAAAAATATCCTTTTGAAAACCTGCTCGCCAATGCCAGTGATAAGGCTTTGGAGGACTATGCTGAACGGCTCACCAACTGGACGCTTTATCCTGAAACCTCAGCGGGCTATGACAAGGCTGAGGTGTCGCTCGGTGGCGTTGATACCGATGAGGTGTCGTCGAAAACCTTTGAAGCCTATAAACAACCCGGCTTATATTTTATAGGCGAAGTCTTGGAGGTGACCGGCCATTTAGGCGGTTACAATTTTCAATGGGCTTGGGCCAGCGGCCACGCCTGCGGACAGGTGGTATAA